ATGATTGTGTGCGGGTTGCTGTTCCACGCCGGGTCTATACGCGCGAGCACCTCAGATACGTTGGTGAATGTATAGCCACAGCATATTCATCAGGTGTCCCGAGGTTGAAGCTCGTACACAGACCCAGTGAATTCTTCAATTTCTTCGCACGTTACGTCACTGTATAAATCAGCTTGGCGTATATACTGTGATACGAAGACATCACATAGAGTAGTAAACAGACTAATCTTGAGAATTGTCTTAATAGTTGACAAATACTCAATTTTGAATAAAATGGGCTTAATAAGGAGGATGCATTGCAGGAGAGATTCACCGAGCGGGTGAGGAAAATATTACACCTTGCTCATGACGAAGCATTGAAATTCAAAAACAACTTTATTGGCACCGAGCACCTCTTGCTGGCCATGATAAAAGAAGGCGAAGGTGTTGGTGCCATGGTTTTAATAAATTTAGGCATCGAACTCAACGAGTTGCGAAAGAATATCGAGAGTTCCATCCGTACCGGGCCCGGTGGCAAGATAGATGTTCCTTTCAGTAACGAATCGAGAGTATGCCTTAACTACGCGATGGAAGAAGCAAAGAATTTCGGCCATTCCTATGTCGGCACCGAACACCTACTGCTTGGTATTATCAGAACGCCAGAGAGTCTTGGCGCGCAGGTGCTTGAATCTGTTGGGGTCGACTACGAGACTGTCAAGAACGAGATCATCCAGCTCTTGAGACCTGAAGGCGTCATGACCAGCAAAGCACGCGGCAAGCAGAGGGGTTCAGCACTCGACCTTTTCTCCCGAGACCTGACCCAGCTTGCGCGTGAAGAGAAACTGGATCCGATCATCGGTCGCGAGAATGAGATCGAGAGGGTCATCCAGGTATTATCCCGACGCAAGAAGAATAATCCCGTCCTCGTCGGTGAGGCCGGTGTCGGTAAAACCGCAATCGCCGAAGGTCTTGCCCAGGATATCATCGCGAGCAATGTCCCGGATTCCTTGAAGAATAAAAGGGTGGTCGCATTGGATATGGCGTCGGTCGTTGCCGGCACGAAATACCGGGGGCAGTTCGAAGAGCGGCTGAAGGCAGTCATCAACGAGGTGACGCGTAACAAGGATGTCATACTCTTCATAGATGAACTGCACACCATCGTCGGAGCCGGAGCTGCCGAGGGCGCCATCGATGCATCGAGCATACTGAAACCAGCATTGGCAAGGGGAGAAATCCAGTGTGTTGGCGCAACTACCCTGGAGGATTACCGCCGCTACATCGAGAAAAATGGGGCCCTGGAGCGCCGTTTTCAACCCATAATGGTAAACCCGCCAACGGTTCAGGAAACGATCAATATTCTACAGGGATTGCGAAAGAAGTATGAGGACCATCACCAGATAACATATACGGATGAAGCGTTGGATGCCGCTGCTCGTCTATCCAATCGGTACATCACTGATAGATTCCTGCCCGATAAAGCAATCGACGTCATCGATGAGTCAGGTGCCAAGGTGAAACTATCGAAGATAGTGAAGAATGACGAAACCGCCGCGCTGGAAATGAAAATTAATGAGATAAAGGTCAGGAAGGAGAAACTGGTAGCCGAGCAGAAATTTGAACAAGCTGCCCATCTGCGTGATGAACAGAGAAAACTGACCGATGCATTACAGCAGCAAAACAAGACCACCGCCACTATTCGGCCTACCGTGAACGAGGAGGATGTTGCCTTCATAGTCTCGCGCTGGACAGGTATTCCAGTCTCAAGGATCGAAGAAGGGGAATCCAAGAGACTACTCAAAATGGAAGAAGAGCTGAAAAAGAAGATCGTCAGCCAGAACGAGGCAATTTCGGCAATAGCAAAGGCTGTCAGACGCAGTCGAGCAGGGGTCAAGGATCCCAGAAGACCTATCGGCTCATTCATCTTTCTGGGGCCAACCGGCGTGGGCAAGACTGAACTTGCCAGAAGGTTAGCCGAATTCCTTTTTGGTGATATCAATTCGTTGATAAGTCTCGATATGTCCGAATTCATGGAAAAATTCAATGTTTCGCGTCTAATTGGCGCACCCCCAGGATACGTTGGTTACGAAGAAGGCGGCCAGCTGACAGAGAAAGTGAGAAGAAAGCCGTATTCGGTAGTCCTTTTTGACGAAATCGAAAAGGCACATCCGGATGTCTTCAACATTCTGCTCCAGATACTGGAGGATGGCCAATTGACGGATTCGTATGGCCGGCGCGTTGATTTCAAAAACACGGTTGTTATCATGACCTCAAATATCGGCACTGCTGAGATCAAGAGGAGCGATGGCATCGGCTTCATGAAAGTCGATGATGCGGTTTCATACGAGAAAATGAAGATTCGGCTCATGGAAGAGGTCAGGAAGCTTTTCTCGCCGGAGTTCCTCAACCGTATCGACGAAATAATTGTCTTTAAGAAACTGAGTAAGGACGATATGAAGCAAATCATTGAAATTCTCATACAGGAAGTGGAAGAGAGACTCCGTGAGAAGAATATGAGATTGGAACTGGATGAAACAAGCAAGGAACTGCTCGTTGAAACGGGATTCGACGCTGAATTCGGCGCCCGTCCGCTGAAAAGAATCATTAGAAAATTAATCGAAGACCCGCTTTCAGAAGAGATCCTCAAAGGAAACATCAAAGAGGGTAAACGTATTAAACTCGTGAGGTCGGGAGAAAAGATCGAGTTCACGCAGAAATGATGTTTTTCTTCTTCCTCTTGAGTTACACAGTAGCCGACATCGATGTCGAGGCCAAGTGGTCGGATCATCAATTGATAATCGAGTCGAGTGGCATCGAGGTCGGCAGTACGTTCGAAGATGTACAAATACGCGAAGCTATTGAAAACCTCTCAAAACTGCGGCTCTTCAATTTCATCGCGGTGGACACGTCCATCGTGGGTGATGGAATATTCGTGAGAATCATCGTTGATGAAGCACCTTATTTGAAGGGTGTTCCTCAATTCACTGGCAATAAGAAAATAAAGGACGGTGATTTGATCAAAAAGATAGAGCTCCGCGCCGGTCAGATACTCAATGACAAGACAATCTTTGATGCCCACAGCAAGATTCTCGAGCTCTACAAGGAAAAAAATTTCCATGAAACACAGGTCAGCGAAAGTCTGTCCGTCGATTCCCTGAACAAAGCGAAATTGTTCTTCGCCATAAGTGAAGGCATTGAACCGCGGATCGGAAAGATAATAATCGAAGGTAACACGGCGATCATGGACAAGAAAATCAAAGGTAAGATGTCGACAAGAGAAGCCGGGTTTTTGAAATCGGGCAGGCTCATCAAGGAAAAACTAGACGAGGATATCGACAAAATAGCGGCACTCTACAAAGAAAACGGATTCCTCGACGTGGTAGTGCACGAACCCATCGTCGAAGTGAAGAACAATAGATTCATCATTACTATTGGCGTTGAAGAAAATCAGAAATACTATGTGGGTGAAATAACCTTTGAAGGAAACACATTATTCTCGGAGACCGTGCTGGAACGTGCAATGAAGCTTCATAGCGGTGACGTATATAACCTCGGCTTTGCTGAAGAGAGCATTCAGAATATGTACACCCTCTTTGCAGATGAGGGGTACATCTATTGCTCCATAGTACCGCTTGAGAACGTTCGCGACAGTATAATAGACATCGATTACGGGATCACCGAATCCTCACCGGCAAACGTCAAACTGGTCACCATTACTGGTAATA
The candidate division WOR-3 bacterium genome window above contains:
- a CDS encoding ATP-dependent Clp protease ATP-binding subunit; the protein is MQERFTERVRKILHLAHDEALKFKNNFIGTEHLLLAMIKEGEGVGAMVLINLGIELNELRKNIESSIRTGPGGKIDVPFSNESRVCLNYAMEEAKNFGHSYVGTEHLLLGIIRTPESLGAQVLESVGVDYETVKNEIIQLLRPEGVMTSKARGKQRGSALDLFSRDLTQLAREEKLDPIIGRENEIERVIQVLSRRKKNNPVLVGEAGVGKTAIAEGLAQDIIASNVPDSLKNKRVVALDMASVVAGTKYRGQFEERLKAVINEVTRNKDVILFIDELHTIVGAGAAEGAIDASSILKPALARGEIQCVGATTLEDYRRYIEKNGALERRFQPIMVNPPTVQETINILQGLRKKYEDHHQITYTDEALDAAARLSNRYITDRFLPDKAIDVIDESGAKVKLSKIVKNDETAALEMKINEIKVRKEKLVAEQKFEQAAHLRDEQRKLTDALQQQNKTTATIRPTVNEEDVAFIVSRWTGIPVSRIEEGESKRLLKMEEELKKKIVSQNEAISAIAKAVRRSRAGVKDPRRPIGSFIFLGPTGVGKTELARRLAEFLFGDINSLISLDMSEFMEKFNVSRLIGAPPGYVGYEEGGQLTEKVRRKPYSVVLFDEIEKAHPDVFNILLQILEDGQLTDSYGRRVDFKNTVVIMTSNIGTAEIKRSDGIGFMKVDDAVSYEKMKIRLMEEVRKLFSPEFLNRIDEIIVFKKLSKDDMKQIIEILIQEVEERLREKNMRLELDETSKELLVETGFDAEFGARPLKRIIRKLIEDPLSEEILKGNIKEGKRIKLVRSGEKIEFTQK